The stretch of DNA CGCCGAACGGGGCGGTCATGGCGAGGGGAAACTCCGCACGGGCCGCAAAGGCAAGGACGCGATCATTCTCGTGCCTCCCGGGACGCTGGTCCGCGACTTGGCGCGGGGACATCTGCTCCGCGACCTGAAAGAGGTGGGCGATTCGGTCATTATCGCCAAAGGAGGCCGAGGGGGACGGGGCAACAAGCATTTCGCCACGGCCGTACATCGTGCTCCACGCGAATTCGAACCGGGTACAGTGGGAGAAGAGCGCAAAGTCACGCTGGAGTTGAAGGTGATCGCCGATGTGGGTTTGATCGGCAAACCGAATGCCGGCAAATCAACGCTACTCAGCCGACTCTCCCGCGCGCATCCGGAAATCGCCAATTATCCCTTTACGACGAAATTCCCCAATCTGGGTCAGGTCCGCGTTGGTTTTGATCGGCAGTTTGTCGTGGCTGATATCCCGGGACTGATCGAAGGGGCGCATAGCGGCGTGGGCTTGGGGCACGAGTTCCTCAAGCATGTGGAACGCACAAAGATTCTGGTGCATTTGATCGAACCGGACCCGCAGGACCAAACGGATCCGTTCGACAACTACCGGCAGATCCACGATGAATTGCGTCTCTACGATGCGACGTTGATCGAACGCCCGGAAATTATCGTCGTCTCGAAGTGCGAACTGCCCGGCGCAGCGGAGTTGGCCGAATTGATGAGCGAAGAGCTTGGCAAACCGGTCCTGCAACTCTCGGCGGTGACCGGCAAGGGGTTGCCAGAGCTGATTCAAACCATTCTCGCAACCATGGACGCGAATGACGACAACGACGCCTTCTGAGCGTACCTGTCGGTGAATCCGATTGCGAAGGTTACGGTG from Symmachiella dynata encodes:
- the obgE gene encoding GTPase ObgE; this translates as MFVDEVIIYAKAGDGGDGCPSFRRESKVPRGGPDGGDGGDGGSVIVQAEENVNSLANIAGHRHWNAERGGHGEGKLRTGRKGKDAIILVPPGTLVRDLARGHLLRDLKEVGDSVIIAKGGRGGRGNKHFATAVHRAPREFEPGTVGEERKVTLELKVIADVGLIGKPNAGKSTLLSRLSRAHPEIANYPFTTKFPNLGQVRVGFDRQFVVADIPGLIEGAHSGVGLGHEFLKHVERTKILVHLIEPDPQDQTDPFDNYRQIHDELRLYDATLIERPEIIVVSKCELPGAAELAELMSEELGKPVLQLSAVTGKGLPELIQTILATMDANDDNDAF